The following coding sequences are from one Pusillimonas sp. DMV24BSW_D window:
- a CDS encoding recombinase family protein, with translation MNQRIGYAHISTYDQHLESQRYALAQAGCYVSYEETVSGKSAVRSELEQCSKTLPPGYTLVTGRLDHLSRSSLDLAQIIADLEQRNIGYESLAGKIKTGSVAGKLVFHVFAALAEFERSLIRERTQAGLTPARALSRET, from the coding sequence ATGAATCAGCGGATAGGATACGCTCACATATCGACCTATGACCAGCACCTTGAGTCACAGCGTTACGCGCTTGCGCAGGCTGGGTGCTACGTAAGCTATGAGGAAACGGTCAGCGGCAAGAGCGCTGTGCGTTCAGAGCTTGAGCAGTGCAGCAAGACCCTGCCACCAGGGTATACGCTAGTGACAGGGCGCTTGGATCACCTTAGTCGGAGTTCGCTTGACCTGGCGCAGATCATCGCTGACCTTGAGCAACGAAACATTGGCTATGAGAGCTTGGCAGGAAAAATCAAGACGGGCAGCGTTGCGGGCAAGTTGGTTTTTCATGTATTTGCGGCGCTGGCAGAGTTCGAGCGTAGCCTGATCCGGGAGCGCACGCAAGCTGGGCTGACCCCAGCTCGTGCCCTCAGCCGGGAAACTTGA
- a CDS encoding DUF4113 domain-containing protein — MRKSVFTARAAERLRAQRSVAGAINVFARTSFFRNDPPYSGSIVVPLYQATDDTSVMLHAVRKGLKQIFRPGFNYGKAGVCLLDIEPMSRANRQMALFGPLTEAKAAPNASKIMPAMDGVNKRYGKSTIVHASTLHDSDAVWSMKQERKTPAYTTDWGQIVEIRR; from the coding sequence ATGCGGAAAAGCGTTTTCACAGCACGGGCTGCAGAACGATTACGCGCCCAGCGTAGTGTCGCCGGTGCCATCAACGTGTTTGCCCGAACCAGCTTCTTTCGAAACGACCCGCCCTACTCTGGCAGTATCGTCGTACCGCTGTACCAGGCAACCGATGACACCAGTGTTATGCTGCACGCCGTTCGCAAAGGGTTAAAACAGATATTCCGACCGGGTTTCAACTATGGCAAGGCCGGAGTTTGCCTACTAGACATAGAACCCATGAGTCGTGCCAATCGACAAATGGCGTTATTCGGGCCTTTGACTGAGGCGAAAGCGGCGCCTAACGCTTCAAAAATTATGCCGGCCATGGATGGCGTAAATAAACGCTACGGAAAGTCAACGATCGTGCACGCCAGTACGCTTCATGACAGTGACGCCGTTTGGAGCATGAAGCAAGAGCGCAAAACACCAGCGTATACGACGGACTGGGGGCAAATTGTGGAAATCAGAAGATAA
- a CDS encoding aromatic ring-hydroxylating dioxygenase subunit alpha → MFQKNAWYVAATPDEIDGKPLGRKICNEQIVFYRGPDGKPVALDDYCPHRGAPLSLGKVESGKLICGYHGLAMGSEGKAVSMPGQRVSGFPCVQSYPVEERYGFIWVWPGDKDKADPELIHKLHWADNPDWAYGGGLYHFNCDYRFVIDNLMDLTHETYLHSTSIGQREIEEVPPTSRMENGSAITSRFMHNIMAPPFWKAALRGNNLKDDVPVDRWQICRFFPPSHVMIDVGVAHAGHGGFEADPAHKVSSVVVDFITPETETSTWYFWGMARNFNARDQGLTDQITSNLSKVFLEDKEMLERQQVNVERTRRPLLSLNIDGGGMHARKIIDQLVSEEQSTS, encoded by the coding sequence ATGTTTCAAAAGAATGCGTGGTACGTAGCAGCAACCCCCGACGAAATTGATGGAAAGCCTCTAGGCAGAAAAATCTGTAATGAGCAAATCGTGTTTTATCGTGGCCCTGATGGCAAGCCGGTAGCCTTGGATGATTATTGCCCGCACCGCGGCGCACCCTTGTCGCTAGGCAAGGTAGAGAGTGGAAAGCTTATCTGCGGTTACCACGGATTGGCAATGGGAAGCGAGGGTAAAGCGGTTTCAATGCCAGGGCAGCGAGTCTCAGGTTTTCCTTGTGTACAAAGCTACCCGGTAGAAGAACGCTATGGCTTTATTTGGGTCTGGCCCGGAGACAAAGATAAAGCTGATCCCGAGCTAATCCACAAGCTTCATTGGGCGGACAACCCAGATTGGGCCTATGGCGGTGGTTTGTACCACTTCAATTGCGATTATCGATTCGTTATCGATAACTTGATGGATTTGACGCACGAAACCTATTTACATTCTACCAGTATTGGTCAGCGTGAAATTGAGGAAGTGCCTCCGACGAGTCGAATGGAAAATGGTAGCGCTATCACCAGTCGCTTCATGCATAACATCATGGCGCCACCCTTTTGGAAAGCTGCATTGAGGGGCAATAATCTCAAGGATGATGTACCTGTAGATCGTTGGCAGATCTGCCGCTTTTTTCCACCAAGTCATGTAATGATTGACGTGGGCGTAGCTCACGCTGGTCACGGTGGGTTTGAAGCTGATCCCGCGCACAAGGTGAGTAGCGTCGTGGTGGACTTCATTACGCCAGAAACTGAGACATCGACTTGGTATTTCTGGGGTATGGCGCGTAACTTCAATGCGCGTGACCAAGGGCTCACTGACCAGATTACTAGCAATCTTAGCAAAGTGTTTTTAGAGGACAAGGAGATGTTGGAGCGTCAGCAAGTTAATGTCGAGCGGACTCGTCGGCCTCTGCTCAGTCTCAATATTGATGGCGGCGGTATGCATGCGCGTAAGATTATTGATCAGCTTGTATCAGAAGAGCAGTCTACGTCGTGA
- a CDS encoding IclR family transcriptional regulator, producing the protein MTTERLGDSVRAVDRALDILMAFTAADYELSAGELLKRVDLSRPTLYRLLYTLEQSGFVMSVGEPQKFRLGPSVAHLVHVWTSSFELSEFAKPVLRRIWEATGETVALFIPQGAYRTCISELPSAQPLSFKRGVGYRESIVLGASGRAILAYSDVDQDQLNGYLRNTHLDPKQFQEELARTRQQGYAVSLQELIPGAVAIAAPFFTGGTQVAGSIGVFGPNVRLGTAQIKELGELLMTETKTLSSQLGG; encoded by the coding sequence ATGACCACAGAAAGGCTCGGGGACAGTGTTCGCGCGGTTGATCGCGCACTGGATATCCTGATGGCATTCACGGCAGCGGACTATGAGCTATCCGCTGGTGAACTACTAAAGCGTGTAGATCTCAGCAGACCCACTTTATACAGACTGCTCTACACGCTAGAGCAAAGTGGCTTTGTTATGTCTGTTGGAGAACCACAAAAGTTCAGGCTTGGCCCATCGGTCGCTCACTTGGTTCACGTCTGGACATCGAGCTTTGAACTAAGCGAATTTGCAAAGCCTGTACTACGCCGTATATGGGAAGCCACAGGTGAAACTGTCGCTCTTTTCATACCTCAAGGCGCTTACAGGACATGTATCAGTGAGCTCCCTAGCGCTCAACCGTTAAGCTTTAAGAGGGGTGTGGGCTATCGCGAAAGTATCGTCCTGGGCGCGAGTGGCCGTGCCATCTTGGCGTACTCAGACGTTGACCAAGACCAACTCAATGGGTACCTGAGAAACACTCATCTCGACCCAAAGCAGTTTCAAGAAGAATTGGCGAGAACCCGTCAGCAAGGCTACGCCGTTAGTCTTCAAGAGCTTATCCCGGGCGCCGTAGCTATTGCCGCACCTTTTTTTACCGGAGGAACACAGGTCGCAGGCTCAATTGGTGTGTTTGGCCCCAATGTAAGATTAGGAACTGCTCAAATCAAAGAGCTTGGCGAATTACTCATGACAGAAACAAAGACACTATCAAGTCAACTTGGTGGTTAG
- a CDS encoding SDR family NAD(P)-dependent oxidoreductase, which yields MDRSKKLSGRVAIITGAAQGIGASYASALADEGAAIVLADILDAEPLAQEIRQRGGKAMALKVDVTSASSVKSMVANSVEEFGSVDILINNAALFGNVQPKPFLQITSEEWDRMMSVNVRGAFECVKAVAPQMKKQKYGKIVNIASGTVFKGIPLMLHYVSSKGAIVAMTRCLARELGDDGVRVNTLAPGLVMSESVLDNPAWRGAVVQNNVNSRAIKRDATPEDMCGTMVYLCSSESDFVTGQVLVVDGGSVTH from the coding sequence ATGGATAGGAGCAAAAAATTAAGCGGACGCGTTGCCATCATTACTGGAGCTGCGCAGGGCATAGGCGCGAGCTACGCAAGCGCGTTGGCAGATGAGGGGGCTGCAATAGTGCTAGCCGATATTTTGGATGCTGAGCCATTAGCGCAAGAGATCCGCCAGCGAGGAGGGAAGGCGATGGCATTGAAGGTTGATGTCACCAGTGCGTCGTCGGTCAAGTCGATGGTCGCTAATTCGGTAGAAGAGTTTGGATCTGTCGATATTCTAATTAATAACGCAGCGCTATTCGGGAATGTTCAACCCAAGCCTTTTCTTCAAATTACATCCGAAGAGTGGGACCGAATGATGTCCGTAAACGTTAGGGGGGCGTTTGAATGTGTTAAAGCCGTTGCCCCGCAAATGAAAAAACAGAAATACGGAAAAATCGTAAATATTGCATCTGGGACTGTTTTCAAAGGTATACCGTTGATGCTGCACTATGTGTCATCCAAGGGCGCCATCGTAGCAATGACACGTTGTTTGGCGCGCGAGTTGGGTGACGATGGAGTTCGGGTTAATACGCTGGCACCCGGTCTCGTAATGAGTGAGAGCGTCTTGGACAATCCAGCTTGGCGTGGAGCCGTTGTTCAAAATAATGTGAATAGCCGCGCAATCAAACGTGATGCTACGCCAGAGGATATGTGCGGAACGATGGTTTACCTGTGCTCTTCTGAGAGCGACTTTGTCACTGGGCAGGTGCTTGTTGTTGATGGTGGGTCAGTGACTCATTAA
- a CDS encoding aldehyde dehydrogenase family protein: MKSRNLIDGNWVEAISGERAKSIDPSTALPIGSFAAGARADAQAAIVAASKAFEDCHWAQNPRLRQLVMLRWADRLEEKLEELATLLVTENGKIIPHARAEMAIAISEIRYYAGLARHIPGNVLEVEPGVFSTLLREPAGVAALIIPWNAPVALLIRSLTPALAAGCTVVIKPAPQTVLITTEIIRALHEDEALMPGVVNMVAETGHEVAQEFVTSPDVAVVSFTGSNLTGQRIMAAAAPTMKKLSLELGGKSCALVFEDADIARMAPMLTAGAIIISGQQCTAVRRILVHDSKYEEVKRALKVSFEQIVVGPGHQAGVDMGPMIDEASLSLIQSNILEATDICDEVIVSGGRLGGALARGYFLTPTLVAHDDPSADFCQKELFGPFVVLERFADEAEAIAKTNFTEYGLSASVWTRDGARAMRLARALRNGTVWINDHNKLFAEAETGGYKRSGLGRLHGYDGLMDFMEIKHIYQSVGVAA, encoded by the coding sequence ATGAAAAGTCGTAATTTAATCGATGGCAATTGGGTTGAGGCTATAAGTGGGGAGCGTGCTAAGAGTATTGATCCCTCCACCGCTTTGCCGATTGGATCTTTTGCGGCGGGTGCGCGGGCCGATGCACAAGCGGCAATTGTTGCTGCATCAAAAGCATTTGAAGATTGCCACTGGGCGCAGAATCCTCGGTTGCGCCAGCTAGTGATGTTGCGCTGGGCAGATCGACTAGAGGAAAAATTAGAAGAGTTGGCAACACTCCTTGTAACGGAAAACGGAAAAATCATCCCTCACGCACGGGCCGAAATGGCGATTGCTATATCGGAAATTCGTTATTACGCTGGACTTGCCCGGCATATTCCAGGAAATGTTCTCGAGGTCGAACCGGGTGTATTTTCCACACTGTTGCGTGAGCCTGCCGGGGTCGCCGCGCTTATTATTCCTTGGAACGCCCCAGTTGCCTTATTGATTCGTTCCCTGACACCAGCCCTAGCTGCTGGGTGCACAGTCGTAATCAAGCCAGCGCCTCAGACTGTTCTGATCACGACTGAAATCATACGCGCTTTGCATGAAGATGAGGCACTCATGCCGGGCGTCGTGAATATGGTTGCAGAAACAGGGCATGAAGTGGCTCAAGAGTTTGTGACGTCGCCAGACGTTGCCGTTGTTAGTTTTACTGGGTCCAATTTGACTGGGCAACGCATCATGGCTGCAGCTGCGCCGACTATGAAAAAACTGTCGCTGGAGTTGGGTGGTAAATCATGTGCTCTTGTTTTTGAAGACGCTGACATAGCTCGGATGGCCCCTATGCTAACGGCCGGTGCCATCATTATTTCAGGACAGCAGTGTACGGCCGTACGCCGGATTTTGGTGCATGACTCCAAATATGAGGAGGTGAAGCGAGCTTTGAAGGTGAGCTTTGAGCAGATTGTTGTAGGGCCCGGTCATCAAGCGGGAGTTGATATGGGACCTATGATTGATGAGGCCTCTTTGTCTTTGATCCAATCAAATATATTGGAGGCGACGGATATTTGCGATGAAGTGATAGTGAGTGGTGGACGTCTAGGCGGTGCACTTGCGCGAGGTTACTTTTTAACGCCCACGTTAGTTGCACATGATGACCCCTCCGCTGACTTCTGTCAGAAAGAACTATTTGGCCCTTTTGTGGTGTTGGAAAGGTTTGCGGATGAAGCGGAGGCAATCGCGAAGACGAACTTTACCGAGTACGGGCTCTCAGCCAGCGTTTGGACACGTGACGGTGCCCGCGCAATGCGGCTGGCACGAGCACTTCGTAACGGTACCGTTTGGATTAATGACCACAATAAATTGTTTGCTGAGGCTGAGACTGGTGGCTATAAGCGTAGCGGTTTAGGTCGCTTGCACGGTTATGATGGTCTTATGGACTTTATGGAGATTAAGCACATTTACCAATCCGTAGGTGTTGCTGCGTGA
- a CDS encoding Rieske 2Fe-2S domain-containing protein, translated as MNLEMSETLVRTGSGTRMGSLMRCYWIPILKSNEIAEPDCPPVRVQVLSEKLLAFRDTDGNPGIIDEFCSHRGVSLFFGRNEENGIRCAYHGVKFDRNGQCVDVPSSPKACAHMHIKSYPCIERGGIVWAYMGSKDRMPPPVDLEWVTLPESHVHVSRRWQECNYLQAMEGGIDTAHVSYVHRYEVDIDPMHQGTKALDYIKADGNVMFEIEKMPFGLTLFGRRNGEEDSYYWRITQWLFPWYTLIAPFGDHSMAGHIFVPMDDHNCWVWSVNFHPHKPLSDEERRELELGKGIHVEYEEGSLRPKANKDNDYLIDRQAQKDKRSYSGVFGFALQDSSLQESMGPIQDREAEHLLPTDRAIVMARRMLHDAVIGMEKGEQPPALDAAAQHVRSAGVLLDRSVNPVEWARAHLNNNLDKPIYTV; from the coding sequence ATGAATTTAGAAATGTCGGAAACATTAGTTCGTACTGGTTCAGGGACCCGCATGGGTAGTTTGATGAGGTGTTATTGGATACCTATCCTGAAGTCCAATGAGATCGCTGAGCCCGATTGCCCCCCCGTCCGTGTGCAGGTATTGAGTGAAAAGCTCCTGGCATTTCGCGATACAGATGGCAATCCAGGGATCATCGATGAGTTTTGTTCTCACCGAGGGGTGTCTCTTTTTTTCGGTCGTAACGAAGAGAATGGGATTCGCTGCGCATATCACGGTGTGAAGTTTGACCGAAATGGTCAATGTGTTGACGTGCCATCCTCGCCAAAGGCTTGCGCCCATATGCATATCAAGTCATATCCGTGCATTGAGCGTGGTGGAATTGTGTGGGCCTACATGGGATCAAAAGATCGCATGCCGCCACCTGTTGATCTGGAGTGGGTGACTTTGCCAGAAAGTCATGTCCATGTGTCGCGACGCTGGCAGGAGTGTAACTATTTGCAGGCTATGGAAGGTGGTATCGATACTGCGCACGTTTCATATGTGCACCGTTACGAAGTGGATATTGATCCAATGCACCAAGGCACAAAGGCGCTTGATTACATCAAGGCAGACGGCAATGTGATGTTCGAAATCGAAAAGATGCCATTTGGATTGACTCTGTTCGGCCGTAGGAACGGAGAGGAAGATTCATATTACTGGCGAATCACGCAATGGTTGTTCCCCTGGTACACATTGATTGCCCCGTTTGGCGACCATTCCATGGCAGGTCACATTTTCGTGCCGATGGATGATCATAATTGCTGGGTTTGGAGCGTCAACTTCCATCCCCACAAACCTCTCTCAGACGAGGAGCGCCGTGAGCTCGAGCTCGGCAAGGGAATCCACGTAGAGTACGAGGAGGGCTCTCTGAGACCTAAGGCCAATAAGGACAATGACTATTTGATTGATCGACAGGCGCAGAAAGATAAGCGTTCATATAGTGGCGTCTTTGGTTTTGCACTTCAGGATTCATCATTGCAAGAGAGTATGGGGCCAATTCAGGATCGAGAAGCCGAACATTTGTTGCCTACTGATAGGGCAATTGTGATGGCAAGACGGATGCTTCACGATGCGGTAATTGGGATGGAGAAAGGAGAGCAGCCCCCTGCGTTAGATGCGGCGGCGCAGCATGTACGTTCAGCCGGCGTTCTACTGGATCGATCTGTGAATCCAGTTGAGTGGGCGCGTGCGCATCTGAACAACAACTTGGACAAGCCAATTTATACAGTCTGA
- a CDS encoding SDR family NAD(P)-dependent oxidoreductase, translated as MGRLSKKKALITGGGAGIGSACARLFCSEGAIVTIVDSDRQSLELTVDLVRSTIPDALISSFVADVSSAELAQLAVQHCVDFSGGLDVLVNNAACRNYSTLGEATLDEWNAVVSVNLFGNANYCRASLPYLRQSGRGSIVNVSSCYAVSGRKGMGLYDTTKAGQLAFTRTLAHEEACHGVRANVVCPGSTLTEFHIAKAEAKGKSVDQLKTERSVTSLLGRWASPEEIAWPILWLASDEASFVTGATFMVDGGLSAM; from the coding sequence GTGGGTAGATTAAGTAAAAAGAAAGCGTTGATTACCGGAGGTGGTGCTGGTATCGGCTCAGCATGTGCTCGATTGTTTTGTTCTGAAGGGGCAATTGTCACGATTGTCGATAGTGATAGGCAGTCGCTGGAACTTACAGTAGATTTAGTGAGGTCAACAATTCCTGACGCTTTGATTTCAAGCTTTGTGGCAGATGTTTCGTCAGCTGAGTTGGCTCAGTTGGCAGTTCAGCATTGTGTTGACTTCTCCGGCGGATTAGACGTCCTTGTAAATAACGCTGCTTGTCGGAATTATTCGACATTGGGTGAGGCCACTTTAGATGAGTGGAACGCCGTGGTATCCGTGAACTTGTTTGGAAATGCTAATTATTGCCGAGCATCTTTGCCGTATCTGCGTCAATCAGGGAGAGGCAGCATTGTGAATGTTTCGTCATGCTACGCAGTTAGTGGGCGTAAAGGAATGGGTCTTTACGACACCACCAAAGCAGGACAATTGGCGTTTACACGTACTTTGGCTCATGAGGAAGCATGCCATGGGGTCAGAGCCAATGTTGTTTGCCCTGGCTCAACCCTAACGGAATTTCATATTGCTAAAGCAGAAGCGAAGGGTAAGAGTGTTGATCAGCTTAAAACTGAGCGTAGTGTCACATCACTGCTTGGTCGTTGGGCTTCGCCAGAGGAAATTGCATGGCCAATTCTTTGGTTGGCTTCGGATGAGGCCTCCTTCGTTACAGGAGCGACCTTTATGGTTGATGGTGGATTGTCAGCTATGTGA
- a CDS encoding transposase, with the protein MRQWPLRRREEYEARYGDEQIVRIVRETDKDTVAEVAKRHGISEATIYAWRKKFGSLETDEVKRLKTLEAENARLRKLLVDRELEIDVMKEINAKNW; encoded by the coding sequence TTGAGACAATGGCCTCTTAGGCGGAGAGAGGAATATGAAGCCCGATACGGCGATGAACAGATTGTTCGAATCGTGCGCGAAACTGACAAGGATACGGTGGCCGAGGTCGCCAAGCGCCACGGTATAAGCGAAGCGACGATATATGCCTGGCGCAAGAAATTTGGCAGCCTGGAAACGGACGAAGTGAAGCGGCTAAAAACGCTGGAAGCCGAGAACGCCCGGCTGCGGAAGCTGCTGGTTGACAGGGAGCTTGAGATCGACGTGATGAAGGAGATCAACGCAAAAAACTGGTGA
- a CDS encoding IS66 family transposase zinc-finger binding domain-containing protein, producing MMTNTPDDLDQLDAHQLRELARQLMLANARKDQDITFKAARISALTHEIAILRRHKFGQKSEQFSGEQALLFDEAVGEDLEAIERELNKLKTPPAAGEPRNKPRRAALPPELPRTTIHHEPASTTCDCGCQLKRIREDVSEKLDYTPGTFSVERHVRGVWACTHCQSMTQASMPAYIIDKGIAAVGLLAHILISKYADHLPLYRNAPACTVLTARAQQSIHN from the coding sequence ATGATGACGAACACGCCCGATGACCTTGACCAGCTAGACGCGCACCAGTTGCGCGAACTGGCGCGTCAGCTCATGCTGGCCAATGCACGCAAAGATCAAGACATCACGTTCAAAGCGGCCCGTATCTCGGCGCTGACCCACGAGATTGCCATCTTGCGCCGACACAAGTTCGGCCAGAAAAGCGAACAGTTCAGCGGGGAGCAGGCGTTGTTGTTTGACGAGGCCGTGGGCGAAGACCTTGAGGCCATCGAACGCGAGCTCAATAAACTTAAAACGCCGCCCGCGGCGGGCGAACCTCGCAATAAACCGCGCCGCGCCGCCTTGCCGCCCGAGTTACCCCGCACCACCATCCACCATGAACCGGCGTCCACCACCTGCGACTGCGGCTGTCAGCTCAAGCGTATCCGGGAAGACGTCAGCGAGAAGCTGGACTACACCCCGGGCACGTTCAGCGTTGAGCGTCATGTGCGTGGGGTCTGGGCGTGTACCCACTGCCAGTCGATGACGCAGGCCTCGATGCCTGCATATATCATCGACAAAGGCATCGCCGCAGTGGGGTTGCTGGCCCATATCCTGATCTCCAAATATGCCGATCATTTGCCCCTGTATCGTAATGCTCCGGCCTGTACCGTCTTGACCGCGCGGGCTCAACAATCCATTCACAATTAA
- the tnpB gene encoding IS66 family insertion sequence element accessory protein TnpB (TnpB, as the term is used for proteins encoded by IS66 family insertion elements, is considered an accessory protein, since TnpC, encoded by a neighboring gene, is a DDE family transposase.), with amino-acid sequence MIRIDQVWMAVEPLDMRAGADTALARVVRVFGAAHPHHAYVFANKRANRMKVLVHDGIGVWLVARRLNQGHFVWSNDGHGTVSLTHEQLDALVLGLPWQRIGQAGIIRLV; translated from the coding sequence ATGATCCGTATCGACCAGGTCTGGATGGCTGTTGAGCCCCTGGATATGCGCGCCGGTGCCGATACGGCCCTGGCACGGGTCGTGCGGGTCTTTGGCGCTGCGCATCCGCATCATGCGTATGTGTTTGCCAACAAAAGAGCCAATCGCATGAAGGTGTTGGTTCATGACGGCATAGGCGTCTGGTTGGTGGCACGGCGTCTGAATCAAGGCCATTTCGTGTGGTCAAATGACGGCCATGGCACCGTATCACTCACGCACGAACAGCTCGACGCCCTGGTACTGGGCTTGCCTTGGCAGCGCATCGGCCAGGCCGGTATTATCCGTCTGGTTTAA
- a CDS encoding transposase yields MHQDTNGRRRRRKHTPAYKAELVQLCLSSGASLAAISLEHGLNANLLRRWVIEHERLGLHTLDDSLTDPAPVPAPAGALPEFIPLGRPTLTSSVMPASTHRHQRIPTADATVRVELTAAQMNITLHWPSSNSQALAQVLRELMA; encoded by the coding sequence ATGCACCAAGATACTAACGGTCGGCGTCGGCGCCGTAAACACACCCCCGCGTACAAGGCCGAACTGGTCCAGTTGTGCTTAAGCAGTGGCGCCTCGCTGGCCGCCATCTCACTTGAGCACGGCCTGAATGCAAACCTTTTACGTCGATGGGTCATTGAGCATGAACGTTTGGGGCTGCATACCCTTGATGATAGCCTCACAGACCCGGCGCCTGTGCCAGCACCTGCGGGGGCATTGCCCGAGTTTATCCCTTTGGGTCGGCCAACGTTGACCTCGTCGGTGATGCCCGCCTCAACGCACCGTCACCAGCGCATCCCAACGGCTGATGCTACCGTGCGGGTCGAGCTGACTGCAGCGCAGATGAACATCACCCTGCATTGGCCGTCTTCCAACAGCCAGGCACTGGCGCAGGTGCTTCGGGAATTGATGGCATGA
- a CDS encoding PDR/VanB family oxidoreductase, which produces MNQLSVTVVNKIFEAVDIISLELAEVDGKQLPYFTAGAHIDVHLPGGIVRQYSLLNDSTESHRYVIAVLKDAESRGGSVAIHKKIKVGDVLRISTPKNHFPLISANQSLLLAGGIGVTPILSMAHQLNRTNAAFRMHYCTRSRERTAFLDTIQSSEFSDRVHFHFDDGDDAQKLDLKTLMAKPSPTTHLYVCGPKGFIDYVVDSAKEAGWSSDQIHFEYFGAGEIDTSGDKVFKVKIASSGTILDVAPGKSITRVLEENDVFIPVSCEEGVCGTCLTRVIEGEPDHRDLYLTDAEKTANNQILPCCSRAKSAMLTLDL; this is translated from the coding sequence ATGAATCAATTATCAGTAACTGTTGTCAATAAAATCTTTGAAGCCGTTGATATCATCAGCCTTGAATTAGCCGAAGTAGACGGAAAACAACTACCATACTTCACCGCGGGTGCGCATATAGACGTACACCTGCCTGGTGGAATCGTTAGGCAGTATTCACTGCTGAACGATTCCACCGAAAGTCACCGCTATGTAATCGCTGTACTGAAAGATGCCGAGTCAAGAGGGGGCTCAGTCGCTATCCATAAAAAAATCAAAGTGGGCGACGTACTAAGAATTAGCACGCCGAAAAATCACTTTCCGCTCATTAGTGCAAATCAAAGCTTGCTGTTAGCTGGTGGTATTGGTGTAACCCCGATTTTGAGTATGGCACACCAACTGAATCGCACCAATGCTGCTTTCAGAATGCACTACTGTACTCGGTCACGTGAACGTACTGCATTCCTGGACACGATTCAATCATCAGAGTTTTCAGACCGCGTTCATTTCCACTTCGACGACGGTGATGATGCTCAGAAACTTGATCTCAAAACATTAATGGCTAAACCTTCGCCAACAACTCATCTTTATGTGTGCGGCCCAAAAGGATTTATCGACTATGTCGTCGACTCAGCCAAAGAAGCCGGGTGGTCGAGTGACCAAATCCATTTTGAATACTTCGGAGCAGGGGAAATCGATACCAGCGGCGACAAAGTCTTCAAGGTAAAAATCGCTAGTTCGGGAACTATTCTTGATGTCGCACCGGGTAAGTCAATTACAAGGGTGCTGGAAGAGAATGACGTATTCATACCCGTGTCTTGTGAGGAGGGCGTTTGCGGAACTTGTCTTACTCGCGTTATCGAAGGTGAACCTGATCACCGTGATTTATACCTGACGGATGCAGAGAAAACAGCTAATAACCAGATTCTGCCCTGCTGCTCTAGAGCTAAGTCAGCAATGCTTACGCTTGATCTGTAG